The proteins below are encoded in one region of Streptomyces sp. NBC_00490:
- a CDS encoding 2-phosphosulfolactate phosphatase: MGSRIVGIEELRGEHPAVVAIDVMRAFTTAAWAFARGAVRIVLADSESEALEVRRGHPDWPTLKDGPPSPGFDLVNSPALMAGQDLAGRTLIQTTTSGTVGARKAVGTPLLLCASFVVAGATIRLLRSRGITDVTYVATGDDGCADEDRACAEYIRQCLAVGDTDVTPYLHRARASKAAAELTEGVRRGYRGIHRHDVDHCLEADRFGFAMAASMEGSLLVMRPVEVG; this comes from the coding sequence GTGGGCTCTCGTATCGTCGGTATCGAAGAACTGCGGGGTGAGCACCCCGCCGTGGTGGCGATCGATGTGATGCGCGCATTCACCACGGCTGCCTGGGCTTTCGCTCGGGGAGCGGTGCGGATCGTCCTGGCGGACTCCGAGAGCGAGGCTCTGGAGGTGAGACGGGGCCACCCGGACTGGCCAACCCTCAAGGACGGACCCCCGTCCCCGGGCTTCGACCTGGTCAACTCGCCTGCCCTGATGGCGGGTCAGGACCTCGCCGGGCGCACCCTCATCCAGACGACGACGTCCGGTACGGTCGGTGCGCGGAAGGCGGTCGGCACTCCTCTTCTGCTGTGCGCGAGCTTCGTGGTGGCCGGGGCGACGATCCGGCTTCTGCGGTCCCGAGGGATCACGGACGTGACGTACGTGGCGACGGGTGACGACGGCTGTGCAGACGAGGATCGTGCGTGCGCCGAGTACATCCGACAGTGCCTCGCCGTCGGGGACACCGATGTGACACCCTACCTCCACCGTGCCAGGGCATCAAAGGCCGCCGCCGAACTGACGGAGGGTGTCCGGCGGGGGTACCGCGGCATCCACCGTCATGACGTGGACCACTGTCTGGAAGCCGATCGTTTTGGTTTCGCAATGGCAGCGAGCATGGAAGGTTCTCTTCTCGTCATGAGGCCCGTGGAAGTCGGCTGA
- a CDS encoding toll/interleukin-1 receptor domain-containing protein, with product MYTPFIDHAGADRARAEWIAWQLEGAGHQVELDYWD from the coding sequence ATTTACACTCCCTTCATCGATCACGCGGGTGCGGATCGTGCGCGGGCGGAGTGGATTGCCTGGCAACTTGAGGGGGCCGGGCACCAGGTCGAGCTGGACTATTGGGACTAG
- a CDS encoding nucleoside triphosphate pyrophosphohydrolase: protein MRVEPYSRHGKLVRDRIPQIIRADGAEPVTYTAGREEYRGRLRDKLGEEVAEFLEADGDAALEELADVLEVVRALAADLGVGVDQLEKIREAKAGERGGFADRIVWTGNR from the coding sequence GTGCGGGTGGAGCCCTACAGCAGGCACGGCAAGTTGGTGCGGGACCGGATTCCGCAGATCATCCGGGCGGACGGGGCCGAGCCGGTCACCTACACCGCGGGCCGGGAGGAGTATCGCGGCCGGCTGCGGGACAAGCTCGGCGAGGAGGTCGCCGAGTTCCTTGAGGCGGATGGGGACGCGGCGCTGGAGGAGCTCGCGGACGTGCTGGAGGTCGTGCGCGCGCTTGCCGCGGACCTGGGGGTCGGCGTGGATCAGCTGGAGAAGATCCGTGAGGCCAAGGCGGGTGAGCGGGGTGGCTTCGCCGACCGGATTGTCTGGACGGGCAATCGCTGA
- a CDS encoding ArsR/SmtB family transcription factor has translation MRSVSVAGGRPVLRIHFTAQDLARTRVAATIGVAAEVYYSLELLGENRELPHFRAWRSAVAGRMGADTRPLTSLVPVRGPGLDLLALMGDVPCVDHAVDNLLHAPVSRLRREFEGLHFHPGHLPWARRVCEGGRDARRELANAVRACHRLTVEPYWDRGRSELVALSARCANLVLEGGIDLLLRSICPPLVRWRPPVLEAPYPRRVDVRLQGRGLIIAPTVFAKHPVSFLWDPLDSAQPPRLSVPALRGPLLDTGPADGSAIRNLGSLLGRTRAAALQVTAEGCTTSELARRLRVTAAAASQHATVLRNTDLITTSRRGGSVLHHITPLGLALLRTGTLTEP, from the coding sequence ATGCGCTCTGTTTCGGTGGCAGGAGGCCGGCCGGTGTTACGCATTCACTTCACGGCGCAAGACCTCGCCCGGACACGGGTGGCCGCAACGATCGGTGTCGCAGCGGAGGTCTATTACAGCCTGGAGCTGCTGGGAGAGAACCGGGAACTTCCTCACTTCCGCGCGTGGCGGTCAGCGGTCGCGGGCCGGATGGGAGCGGACACGCGCCCCCTGACGTCCCTGGTTCCGGTGCGCGGCCCGGGGCTTGATCTGCTGGCCTTGATGGGCGATGTGCCCTGTGTGGACCACGCCGTGGACAACCTGCTGCATGCCCCGGTGTCCCGGCTGCGACGCGAGTTCGAGGGTCTCCACTTCCACCCCGGACACCTGCCATGGGCAAGGCGGGTGTGCGAGGGCGGCCGAGACGCGCGCCGGGAACTCGCCAATGCCGTGCGCGCCTGCCATCGGCTGACCGTGGAGCCCTACTGGGATCGAGGTCGGTCCGAACTGGTCGCGCTGTCCGCTCGTTGCGCGAACCTGGTGTTGGAGGGAGGCATCGATCTGCTGCTGCGTTCGATCTGCCCACCACTGGTCCGCTGGCGTCCACCGGTGCTCGAAGCTCCCTATCCGCGCCGAGTTGATGTGCGTCTCCAGGGAAGGGGACTGATCATCGCGCCCACGGTCTTCGCGAAGCACCCGGTGAGCTTTCTGTGGGACCCGCTCGATAGTGCCCAGCCACCCCGCCTGAGCGTGCCGGCTCTCCGCGGGCCGCTGTTAGATACCGGGCCGGCGGACGGCTCCGCCATACGGAACCTGGGGTCTCTGCTCGGCCGTACGCGAGCCGCCGCTCTACAGGTGACAGCGGAAGGATGCACGACGAGCGAACTGGCCCGCCGCCTCAGAGTCACGGCGGCAGCGGCCAGCCAGCACGCGACCGTGCTGCGAAACACCGACCTCATCACCACCAGCCGCCGAGGCGGCTCCGTGCTGCACCACATCACCCCTCTCGGGCTGGCCCTGCTGCGGACCGGCACCCTGACCGAACCGTGA
- a CDS encoding cytidine deaminase — protein MSVDQELVDAAIELTRTRFPGQDWSGAAALRLDDGEILTSTAPDVPNSAVNLCHETGAICEAFKRGRRVVASVCVTAADRDRGFWILAPCGVCQERLFAYGPDVEVAAPEPADPRRWRTLRLRDVQPHWFARVFPDDVWPFEADSSQSPK, from the coding sequence ATGTCCGTTGATCAAGAACTGGTGGATGCCGCGATCGAGTTGACGCGCACCCGCTTTCCCGGGCAGGACTGGTCCGGAGCCGCCGCGTTGCGCCTCGACGACGGCGAGATCCTCACAAGCACCGCCCCGGACGTGCCGAACAGCGCCGTGAACCTGTGCCATGAGACCGGCGCCATCTGCGAAGCCTTCAAGCGAGGGCGACGTGTGGTGGCGTCGGTGTGCGTGACTGCCGCCGATCGCGATCGCGGGTTCTGGATCCTGGCGCCTTGCGGCGTCTGTCAGGAGAGGCTCTTCGCCTACGGCCCTGACGTGGAGGTCGCAGCCCCGGAACCTGCTGACCCGCGCCGCTGGCGCACGCTGCGGCTGCGGGACGTCCAGCCCCACTGGTTCGCACGGGTCTTTCCTGACGATGTCTGGCCTTTCGAGGCCGACAGTTCGCAATCCCCGAAGTGA
- a CDS encoding Lrp/AsnC family transcriptional regulator: protein MDDVDRKLLNLLQEDATQAYAALGKAVGLSAGAAHERVRKLRESGVIRRTTIEVDPAAVGSGVLAFVMVDSSAWMGDSGERFAAIPELQEAHVIAGSASVLVKVRTGTTEQLQDVLRRLYEIEGVSGTQATVALETFFERAVPTVD, encoded by the coding sequence GTGGATGATGTGGACCGGAAGTTGCTGAACCTCCTGCAGGAGGACGCCACGCAGGCCTACGCCGCTCTGGGCAAGGCGGTCGGGCTCTCCGCGGGCGCCGCCCACGAGCGGGTGCGCAAGCTGCGCGAGTCGGGGGTGATCAGGCGCACGACCATCGAGGTGGACCCCGCCGCGGTCGGCAGCGGCGTGCTGGCCTTCGTGATGGTCGACTCATCAGCCTGGATGGGCGACTCCGGCGAGCGCTTCGCCGCGATCCCCGAACTGCAGGAAGCCCACGTCATCGCGGGCAGCGCATCGGTCCTGGTCAAGGTCAGGACCGGGACGACCGAACAACTCCAGGACGTCTTGCGCCGGTTGTACGAAATCGAGGGCGTCAGCGGCACCCAGGCGACCGTGGCCCTAGAGACGTTCTTCGAGAGAGCGGTGCCAACGGTAGACTGA
- a CDS encoding SMP-30/gluconolactonase/LRE family protein produces the protein MASGRPALYEVLDDRFRTEKCAAGDLQLETLHVGSRWAEGPLYVPAWRQLIWSDIPNDRMLRWDEASGAVSVFRSPAGYSNGNTLDREGRLITCEQGNRQVTRTEHDGSVTVLADRYRGKRLNSPNDAAVKSDGSIWFSDPDFGITSDYEGHRAESEIQANNVYRIDPDTGEVQLAADGFGAPNGLVFSLDESELYVSDTRAGQIRAFEVHADGTLSDGKVFAETNGTNGGRFDNIRFDDQGHLWAAAMDDGVHCYAPDGTLLGRILVPNTVSNIRFGGPKNNRLFITANDTLYSLVMGVKAAPMTL, from the coding sequence ATGGCCAGCGGCCGTCCCGCGCTGTACGAAGTACTCGACGACAGGTTCCGCACCGAGAAGTGCGCCGCGGGGGATCTGCAACTGGAGACGCTCCACGTGGGCTCCCGCTGGGCGGAGGGGCCGCTGTACGTACCGGCCTGGCGCCAGCTGATCTGGAGCGACATCCCCAACGACCGGATGCTGCGCTGGGACGAGGCGAGCGGCGCGGTCAGCGTCTTCCGCTCGCCGGCGGGCTACTCCAACGGCAACACCCTGGACCGCGAAGGCCGTCTGATCACCTGTGAGCAGGGCAACCGCCAAGTCACCCGCACCGAGCACGACGGCTCGGTGACCGTGCTCGCCGACCGCTACCGGGGTAAGCGGCTCAACAGCCCCAACGACGCGGCCGTGAAGTCCGACGGCTCCATCTGGTTCTCGGACCCGGACTTCGGGATCACCAGCGACTATGAGGGCCATCGCGCCGAGAGTGAGATCCAAGCCAACAACGTCTACCGGATCGACCCCGATACCGGCGAGGTCCAGCTCGCGGCCGACGGCTTCGGCGCCCCCAACGGCCTGGTCTTCTCCCTCGACGAGAGCGAGCTGTACGTCTCCGACACCCGGGCCGGCCAGATCCGGGCCTTCGAGGTACACGCGGACGGCACCCTCTCCGACGGCAAGGTCTTCGCCGAGACCAACGGCACAAACGGCGGCCGCTTCGACAACATCCGCTTCGACGACCAAGGCCACCTCTGGGCCGCAGCCATGGACGACGGAGTGCACTGCTACGCCCCGGACGGCACTCTCCTGGGCCGCATCCTGGTGCCCAACACGGTCTCCAACATCCGCTTCGGCGGCCCGAAGAACAACCGCCTCTTCATCACCGCCAACGACACCCTCTACTCACTGGTCATGGGCGTCAAGGCGGCTCCGATGACCCTGTGA
- a CDS encoding type I restriction endonuclease subunit R, with protein sequence MAKGIREREFQNLMIQWSLPMGWGFTAGRSLPRETTQTVLVGQLRDAIIRLNSEVIAGFDVDAVVAEIVATVNAVEGGLVRANELVLNLLRGHKEFRDADGVWHALKVIDFEHPTANTLVVSDEVTITVPGKTSRRFDLVYWVNGLPLVVVEVKSPTAKSGWADAAREINDVYTTEYPWFFTPNVFSVASDGLKLRFGAAGAPVNLWQPFRSTADDENLSGQADVRRSVELLLTPFTILDMLANFALFDTSGDGADMKYLPRYPQMEAAHLIHERVLAGGSKGLIWHHQGSGKTLLMVFAASLLLTDTRTESPTIILLSDRTDLVRQTSGVFTSAMGHAYFHKPATSQQLRSLLADDVRGVISTTVHKFADAGTGLSTRDNIIVLVDEAHRTQSAKEKSLAGQMRAALPHAKFFGMTGTPVRNLATDTFALFGEESDPGRVLHRYSVSRSLLDEATVPVMLDPRPVTFEIDDQALQAEFDQFADEFDLDDPDREALSRKFGRLTSVFANPHRIHAVCQDIVDHYLASAYRNRLKAQVVAYNRELAVAYTDKINELLAGYEASQVLAEVGKHERITAEVNIHVKDSKDEDAAMRPYQLSEVDEEKQKRRFLTPDDPLCFLVVTAKLMTGFDAPNEGVLYLDKPLKAHTLFQTITRPNRTWVSPTGFVKTDGVVVDYIGLAEEVQRAVVDPTAKEAGKGGGFVTDLTELVAEFRTTFARIEDLLADVDGLDLTFHGYESVRTINLFLDGNPVAAEAFSKDYRLLARLYPLINTDKRITKYQDGFGLFGSVYTTLFKKSSDEERKERLGELGPMVLEIINAHVHSFSVAASQEEALVLDAQGISILKELLALVRPKPGKDDDEDKRPPSAAEILDHIKAALEKGVEPGSAKYTALAERIRQLRDRIIQNSQDALDFLSEALRVACAIVDAEKHPDEAVVVLDDDHVGVLSRIIHDHAPAGITITERNLAEEIDQVVTRTLGRAWDNADARNRGVRRATAAVFRRYALKPVGEPYDSTVAYIEAHYLVD encoded by the coding sequence GTGGCGAAGGGCATTCGCGAGCGCGAGTTCCAGAACCTAATGATTCAGTGGTCTCTCCCGATGGGCTGGGGCTTCACAGCAGGTAGGTCGCTGCCGCGTGAGACGACGCAGACGGTTCTTGTCGGCCAACTGCGGGACGCCATCATCCGGTTAAACTCTGAGGTGATCGCCGGGTTCGACGTGGATGCGGTGGTCGCGGAGATCGTCGCTACGGTCAACGCCGTCGAGGGTGGCCTGGTGCGGGCCAACGAGCTGGTGCTGAACCTGCTGCGCGGGCACAAGGAGTTCCGGGACGCCGACGGCGTCTGGCACGCCCTGAAGGTCATCGACTTCGAGCACCCGACGGCCAACACACTGGTCGTGTCGGACGAGGTGACCATCACCGTCCCCGGCAAGACCTCCCGCCGGTTCGACCTCGTGTACTGGGTCAACGGGCTGCCCCTAGTTGTCGTTGAGGTGAAGTCTCCGACCGCGAAGTCCGGTTGGGCGGACGCGGCCCGCGAGATCAACGACGTATACACCACCGAGTACCCGTGGTTCTTCACCCCCAATGTCTTCTCTGTCGCTTCCGACGGACTGAAGCTGAGGTTCGGTGCCGCGGGCGCGCCCGTGAACCTGTGGCAGCCGTTCAGGTCCACCGCCGACGACGAGAACCTGTCAGGGCAGGCCGACGTGCGGCGCTCCGTCGAGTTGCTGCTCACCCCATTCACGATCCTGGACATGCTCGCCAACTTCGCCCTCTTCGACACCTCCGGAGATGGCGCGGACATGAAGTACCTGCCCCGCTACCCGCAGATGGAGGCCGCGCACCTGATCCATGAGCGGGTTCTGGCAGGCGGGTCGAAGGGCCTGATCTGGCATCACCAGGGGTCCGGGAAGACGCTGCTGATGGTGTTCGCCGCCTCGCTGCTCCTGACCGACACGCGCACCGAGTCGCCCACGATCATCCTGCTCTCGGACCGGACCGATCTTGTGCGGCAGACCTCCGGCGTGTTCACTTCCGCGATGGGGCACGCCTACTTCCACAAGCCCGCCACCAGCCAGCAGCTGCGCTCCCTGCTGGCTGATGACGTGCGCGGCGTCATCTCCACCACCGTCCACAAGTTCGCCGATGCCGGCACGGGCCTGTCGACCCGGGACAACATCATCGTGCTGGTTGATGAGGCACACCGCACCCAGTCCGCCAAGGAGAAGTCCCTCGCCGGGCAGATGCGCGCGGCATTGCCCCACGCGAAGTTCTTCGGCATGACCGGCACCCCCGTCAGGAACCTTGCCACTGACACCTTCGCTCTCTTCGGTGAGGAGAGCGACCCCGGCCGGGTGTTGCATCGGTACTCGGTGTCCCGGTCTCTGCTGGATGAGGCGACCGTCCCGGTCATGCTGGATCCGCGCCCGGTCACCTTCGAGATAGACGACCAGGCGTTGCAGGCCGAGTTCGACCAGTTCGCCGACGAATTCGACCTCGACGACCCCGACCGCGAGGCCCTGTCCCGCAAGTTCGGCCGCCTGACCTCGGTGTTCGCCAATCCCCACCGCATCCACGCGGTCTGCCAGGACATCGTGGACCACTACCTGGCCAGCGCCTACCGCAACCGCCTTAAGGCCCAGGTCGTTGCCTACAACCGTGAGCTGGCCGTGGCGTACACGGACAAGATCAACGAGTTGCTGGCCGGCTATGAGGCATCCCAGGTGCTTGCTGAGGTCGGAAAGCACGAGCGGATCACCGCCGAGGTGAACATCCACGTCAAGGACTCCAAGGACGAAGACGCCGCCATGCGGCCATACCAACTGTCGGAGGTCGACGAGGAGAAGCAGAAGCGGCGGTTCCTCACCCCGGACGACCCGCTGTGCTTTCTGGTGGTCACCGCGAAGCTGATGACCGGGTTCGACGCCCCCAACGAGGGCGTCCTCTACCTGGATAAGCCCCTCAAGGCCCACACGCTGTTCCAGACGATCACCCGCCCGAACCGCACCTGGGTTTCCCCGACCGGGTTCGTGAAGACCGACGGCGTGGTCGTGGACTACATCGGCCTGGCCGAGGAGGTCCAGCGGGCCGTGGTCGACCCCACCGCGAAGGAGGCCGGCAAAGGGGGCGGGTTCGTCACCGACCTGACCGAACTGGTCGCCGAGTTCCGTACCACCTTCGCTCGAATCGAAGACCTCCTCGCAGACGTGGACGGCCTGGACCTCACCTTCCACGGATACGAGTCCGTGCGGACCATCAACCTCTTCCTGGACGGCAACCCGGTCGCCGCCGAGGCGTTCAGCAAGGACTACCGGCTCCTGGCCCGCCTGTATCCGCTCATCAACACCGACAAGCGGATCACCAAGTACCAGGACGGCTTCGGGCTGTTCGGGTCCGTGTACACGACCCTGTTCAAGAAGTCCTCCGACGAGGAGAGGAAGGAACGGCTGGGCGAACTAGGGCCGATGGTCCTGGAGATAATCAACGCCCACGTCCACTCCTTCTCTGTGGCTGCCTCTCAGGAAGAAGCCCTCGTCCTGGACGCCCAAGGCATCTCCATCCTCAAGGAACTTCTGGCTCTTGTCCGCCCCAAGCCCGGCAAGGACGACGACGAGGACAAGAGGCCGCCGTCCGCGGCGGAGATCCTGGACCACATCAAGGCCGCCCTCGAGAAGGGCGTGGAACCGGGGTCCGCGAAGTACACCGCCCTGGCGGAGCGGATCAGGCAGCTGAGGGACCGGATCATTCAGAACTCCCAAGATGCACTGGACTTCCTGTCTGAAGCCCTCCGGGTTGCCTGCGCCATCGTGGACGCAGAGAAGCACCCCGACGAAGCCGTCGTGGTCCTGGACGACGACCACGTAGGCGTCCTATCCCGGATCATTCACGACCACGCACCGGCCGGTATCACCATCACGGAGCGGAACTTGGCCGAGGAGATCGACCAGGTAGTCACCCGCACTCTAGGCCGGGCATGGGACAACGCTGACGCTCGCAACCGAGGCGTCCGCCGTGCCACTGCCGCGGTTTTCCGCAGGTACGCGTTGAAGCCGGTGGGGGAGCCGTATGACTCCACCGTCGCTTACATCGAAGCCCACTACCTCGTTGACTGA
- a CDS encoding type I restriction-modification system subunit M: MAVTQQEIESRLWDAADELRVAMPEAQYASVVFPLMFWKYLSDTWEHHHQEFLAEYEGDGLSDEEAREIEYRDHQSFEIPYIHPGTVQERRASWSSILATVTQPGLGQRVRASLQAIETANPDKFSRIFGSMTWTSEEVLSREVLAAVMQAMDRTPKMHEGNMSHDVLGGAYEYLLKRFSDGSGTRAGQFFTPREVVELIVEILDPKSHESVYDPTCGSGGMLIASANLLKAHGGRGYTLKLHGQEAVPDTAGVARMNLFMHNLTQFKVEVGDTLKDPRFKKPDGSIQQFDVILANPPYSLKWKPWINDQRAIGGVAPQSSADWAFVQHMIASMGPKKGRAGVVLPHGVLFRGGQEAAIRQQVLDDDLLAAVIGLPANLFYNTSIPTAILVFRAPGTKAPERQEGVLFIDASKRFTKAKNRNILTDADIADIVTAYHSKFDAAGSPLDPDGAGGLAARLVPTTEIVANGYDLNIGRYIKQAAAEQEELGILIDAYNIARAERQRTEQRMLQVLAATGIEGFDE; the protein is encoded by the coding sequence ATGGCAGTGACCCAGCAGGAGATCGAGAGCCGGTTGTGGGATGCGGCCGACGAGCTGCGCGTTGCGATGCCCGAAGCGCAATACGCCTCGGTCGTCTTCCCGCTGATGTTCTGGAAGTACCTCTCGGATACCTGGGAGCACCATCATCAGGAGTTCCTGGCGGAGTACGAGGGGGACGGCCTCTCCGACGAGGAAGCCCGAGAGATCGAGTACCGCGACCACCAGTCGTTCGAGATCCCGTATATCCATCCCGGCACCGTCCAGGAGCGTCGCGCCTCCTGGTCATCCATCCTGGCCACCGTGACCCAGCCCGGCCTCGGCCAGCGGGTCCGTGCCTCGCTGCAGGCCATCGAGACGGCCAACCCCGACAAGTTCTCCCGAATCTTCGGGTCTATGACCTGGACCTCGGAAGAGGTGCTGTCGAGGGAGGTGCTGGCGGCGGTCATGCAGGCAATGGACCGCACCCCGAAGATGCATGAGGGCAACATGTCCCACGACGTGCTCGGTGGGGCGTACGAGTACCTGCTGAAGCGGTTCTCCGACGGGTCCGGTACCCGCGCCGGCCAGTTCTTCACCCCGCGCGAGGTCGTCGAGCTGATCGTCGAGATCCTGGACCCCAAGAGCCACGAGTCGGTGTACGACCCGACCTGCGGGTCAGGCGGCATGCTCATCGCCTCCGCGAACCTGCTGAAGGCCCACGGCGGGCGTGGCTACACGCTCAAACTGCACGGGCAGGAGGCCGTCCCGGACACCGCGGGTGTGGCCCGCATGAACCTCTTCATGCACAACCTCACCCAATTCAAGGTTGAGGTCGGCGACACACTCAAGGACCCGCGCTTCAAGAAGCCGGACGGATCCATCCAGCAGTTCGACGTGATCCTCGCCAACCCTCCCTACAGCCTGAAGTGGAAGCCTTGGATCAACGACCAGCGCGCCATCGGCGGTGTCGCTCCTCAGTCGTCGGCGGACTGGGCGTTCGTGCAGCACATGATTGCCAGCATGGGACCGAAGAAGGGTCGGGCCGGTGTCGTCCTGCCCCACGGTGTCCTTTTTCGTGGAGGCCAGGAAGCAGCCATCCGCCAGCAGGTCCTGGACGATGATCTGCTTGCAGCGGTCATTGGCCTGCCGGCGAACCTCTTCTACAACACAAGCATCCCCACAGCGATCCTGGTGTTCCGGGCACCCGGCACCAAGGCCCCGGAGCGGCAGGAAGGCGTGCTGTTCATCGACGCCTCCAAGCGGTTCACCAAGGCCAAGAATCGCAACATCCTCACCGACGCCGACATTGCCGACATCGTGACCGCCTACCACTCGAAATTCGACGCCGCCGGTAGCCCATTGGACCCCGACGGAGCAGGCGGACTCGCGGCGCGCCTCGTCCCCACCACGGAGATCGTGGCGAACGGGTACGACCTCAACATCGGCCGTTACATCAAGCAGGCCGCCGCCGAGCAGGAAGAACTTGGCATCCTCATCGACGCCTACAACATCGCTCGAGCAGAGCGCCAGAGGACCGAGCAGCGCATGCTGCAGGTGCTCGCCGCCACAGGGATCGAGGGCTTTGATGAGTGA
- a CDS encoding trypsin-like peptidase domain-containing protein, whose product MTKIDATVLYSAVRLRAGFFDRSNNKSTGTGSGFIITDNSENRYLVTNRHVLDRNFEKFGGWSLESVTVDGQYQSAVMDILGTVPQQITIIDPEPKFLDSDMVDLTVLPLDAPIGRAQTLTGEGRFNGLPVSALATATDFAFGRVTVGGRVITPGYPGIRGEVAERPILVGGVIASDPRHPAALGTDTYPSEVLTHSFSWNGMSGSPVLCYVPKALTWGDLGTGDFEEVLLVGVNAGHIKTSGETAGVLTRFVRADALAELLIGAGAQGIPTVSA is encoded by the coding sequence ATGACAAAGATCGACGCTACGGTGCTCTACTCAGCTGTCCGCCTTCGGGCAGGATTCTTCGACAGGTCTAACAACAAGAGTACCGGAACCGGTTCCGGCTTCATCATCACTGACAACTCAGAGAACCGATACCTCGTCACGAATCGGCATGTGCTGGATCGCAACTTCGAAAAGTTCGGTGGCTGGTCACTCGAATCCGTGACGGTGGACGGTCAGTATCAGTCTGCCGTGATGGACATTTTGGGCACGGTTCCCCAGCAGATCACCATCATTGATCCCGAGCCGAAGTTCCTGGACAGCGACATGGTCGATCTGACAGTCCTCCCGCTCGATGCGCCGATTGGCCGCGCCCAGACTCTGACCGGAGAAGGAAGATTCAACGGCCTCCCGGTATCCGCGCTGGCCACCGCTACTGACTTCGCGTTCGGTCGGGTAACTGTCGGAGGCAGGGTCATTACGCCGGGATACCCGGGCATCAGGGGCGAGGTCGCCGAGCGCCCCATCCTGGTTGGAGGGGTGATCGCATCAGACCCACGCCACCCGGCGGCTCTGGGAACCGACACCTATCCGAGCGAGGTGCTGACCCACTCATTCAGTTGGAATGGAATGTCGGGTTCTCCCGTGCTCTGCTACGTTCCAAAAGCGCTGACCTGGGGCGACCTCGGAACTGGCGACTTCGAAGAGGTCCTCCTGGTCGGTGTGAACGCGGGACACATCAAGACGAGCGGAGAGACAGCAGGCGTTCTTACGCGCTTCGTCCGAGCTGATGCCCTGGCCGAACTACTGATCGGTGCTGGAGCTCAAGGCATTCCAACGGTGAGCGCATGA